The Inediibacterium massiliense genome includes the window TCAGAAAATTATACCCGAACCCATAGCTGAAAAAGGAAAGTTGTTTTCTACTGCTTTAAAAGAAGGCCTTAAAGCTTGTGAAATGGCTCCTGGAATAATAGAAGGAATTATAAAAAATTTTAAAGATGGGATAGGTCTTGCTCTTTCTATAGGCCCAACACTTATGTCCATTGGATTTTTTGGCCTTGTACTGGCTGAATTTACCCCTGTATTTGATATGATAGGATATATCTTCCTTCCATTTACCATGCTTTTAGGTTTTGGAGCTGAAGCTACCTTGGTTGCTAAAGGTTGTGCAATAAGCCTTGCTGAAATGTTTCTTCCTGCTAGCATAGTTGCTTCTGCTTCGTTATCTGTTCAAGGAGTTATCGCTATAGTTTGTGTTTCTGAAATCCTGTTTTTCTCCGCTTCTATCCCCTGTATTTTATCAACAGAGATTAAAATTAATATGAAAGATCTTATGATTATATGGATAGAAAGAATTATTTTATCATTACTTTTGGCAACACCCTTTGTTCACTTATTTATTATCTAGTTAGCATATGTTTTTCTTAATATAATAATTCAATACGTTTGAGATCCCAGTTACCTAAAGTAATTACCATCATTTTACAAATAAGAAATACTCTCATAATAGTAACATTTTATGATGCTTTAAATAAACTATTATAGGAGGTGGTTCTTTATGCCTTGGCAGACAAAACTTCCGTTTTTGATAAACCAGCCAGTAGGTGTTTCTCTCATTAATGGTCAAGGTGTTTCAGGTATACTTTGCAGCGTTTCTAACGGAGAAATATACTTACTTGAGTATTTATATCATTCTCAATTCGCAACAAAGCATTATCCCTTTAACTCTATCCAGGATATCCATCCATTTCCACCTTGTTATAGTCCAGCATGGACTTACTAATTTCATCGTAATACTAAATACACTAAAACGGAGTGTTTTGAAACACTCCTTCTTCATGTTCTACAAAAATATAGATTCAACTATTTAAATCATAGCAAAAAACTACTGATAAACTTAAGTATTATAATTTTGATAATAATTTCATAAGTATTGGTCTATGAATATTTACTGCCCTTACAGGACATAATTCCTGACAACAAAAACATCTTATACAATCATCCAAACTTATAACGGGTTTATTATTGACCATTTGAATAACTTGTGGTGGACAATTCTTTGCGCAATCACCACATCCAACACATACTTCATGTGTAAATACTGGTTTGGGTTGTAATAACTCGTTCAATATATCTCTTAAGAATTTGGGTAATTTACCCTCTAATAAATCCAAGCTTCTTATTTCTGGAACAACAAAGTCATTGATTATAAATTGATCTAGTTCATCTCCTTTAAGCTCTATATCATCAAAATTTCCTTTACATAATTTTCTTTCTATACATCTTTGAATAGTGGGTACTCTTGCAGGAGACAATCCGATAATAGAAGTTGCTACCACATCCAAATGATATGGACTTGTTGAAGCAATCACCACTCCTATTTTTCTAGGATCTCCTCCACTTGGTCCCTCCCCTTCCATTCCTACAATTCCATCCATAAAAGACAGTATAGGCTTTGCTACTAAACATATATCTACTAAAGCATTTGAAAAATCTTTATTATTAGGCATTCGTACATGATATTCAGCTTTTTCAAGACCTGCTACCATTCCAAACATATTTTTAACTGCACCTGTAAACATCATCATTCCATGAGTTTTTAATTTTGATACAGATATTACTTTATCTACTTCTTTTAGAACTTCTATTGTAGTGATATTTTTCAAAATAAATCCATCTTCATTTTTTATATTTACTGTATTTGTATTGTAATTTAACTGAACGCTCACTTCATTAGATATTTCTTCTATTCCACAAGCTCTATACACACCCTTTAGCACTCTAGTATTAAAAGGTCCTCCTGGACTGTCTCCAATAATAACTTCTGCTCCATAATCTATCAGTACTTTCGCTAATGCTTTCGCAAATATAGGGTGCGTTGTTGTAGCATCCTCAGGTTTCTTTTTCATTAAAAGATTGAGCTTTAATAAAACTCTATCTCCTTTATCTATATATTTTTCTATTCCTCCAAGATGATGAAAGCTTTCTATAATTGACTTTTTTACAAGCTCATACTCATACTCTCTACATTCTACTAAAGATACCGTTTCTTTTTTCATTCTTCTCTCCTGCTATAATATGTTATTTTAAGAAAAATTAACGTCTTTTCTTCTATTATAATGGAAAAAATCTCTAATCACTAGATAAAAACTACTCTATATGCAACAATACTTCCTCTCTGTATATCTATACTAACTCATTATTAATATGAGGAAAGTAGTTGCTACATGTACTAGAGGAATTACTGCAATCCATATGTTTTTATCTTGTTTACTAACGTACAAAATAAAACATACAATTCAAGCTTAAAAATGCTTTGCATTACTCTGTAAAGCCTTTTTAAAAGCTGATATAAGAGTTTATTTTATTAGAAGGAGTTTTCCAATAATAATATATACCATCTAAAAAATGTGTTAAAACATTAAACTCTATAAAAATCACATCATCTTTAACATCAGTTTCTATATTACTTGTGTTATTCATATTAAAATCTACAGTATTATCGATGATCTTTTTTTCTGGCAAGAATATTTGTACTTTATTTTCATCTTTTAATAAGGTAATCATTTTATTGCTTTTATCAAATAGAAAATTACATTCTACATATTCTGATACCCTTTTAAATGGGACCATAACAACAGGATCATTAGATGAGCTTGCTTTTAAAATGGTTGCTTCATAATTTAAGAATGTTACAATTCAATTTTATAATTTATCTTTTGCATAAACAATAGAAACAAAATCTGGACTCACAAAGGGTTCTCCACCTTCAGCATACATTAGACCTTCTATTGGAATCATTGGATTAGAGTAAGTGGTGCTTTTAGAAATGTCTATATGACTGGCACAGTTAATTAATTTGTTAATTATGTCTTTATTATATGGTTCAATAAAATGAGAAGCAATAATTTTATCAAAATCTAATTGATTTAACTTTTTTAGACTTTTAATATAAGTGCTAATTGATGTACTTTCTTCAAGAAACATCAGTACATGTGATGATATTGAATCTCCACTAAATAATACTTTATTTCTTCTATCTAAAAGTGCAATAGATCCATTGGTATGACCAGGTAAATGAATTACTTCAAGTTCTCTCCCACCCAAATCAAACACATATCCTTCTTCTACAGGAATTAAAACTGCATTATCGTTTCTGTTTACATACTCTTCTTTCAAAAAAAACTCAGGAAATATCAAATTTTGTTGTTTGAAATACTCTATAATATAATTTTTTACGTCTGCTATCAGATATTTCTTTTTCACCTGAATATCTTCTTTATGAATATAGACTTCATTAAATTGATAATTACCACTTACATGATCAATATGTCCATGACTATTTACAACTAGAATTGGTAAATTCGTAATAGAATTAACTAATTGTTTTAAATTTCCTATACCATAACCTGTATCAAGTAATAGTGCCTTTTCGTTACCTACAATTAATGTGCTATAAACCGTAGCAGAATCATTAATAGGATCATTAATATGATATATTCCATCCATAACTTTTTTTATATCAAAATATTGTTTCATCATAATAAACACTCCTTAATATGTTATTACGTATACTGGGATTATACTAAATATACCCAAATAGATAAACATCGACCCTGCGTCCTTTCAATGTAAATGAGTTTGCACTCTATGACAGCTACCGTCTTACTTCCCTATTATATATGGCATTCTTGCTATTACAGTGATAGCCAATCCTATTGATAATATTTTACCAATGGGTGATAGATCATTATAATACTTGTTGTTGGGAACACGCTGTTAGGTAAAGGACTTATTCATTTTCACTAAGAGTAAAGTTTTTTCTTCATAATACTCATTGCACCACCTATGTTTTTTAACAATCTTTTCTGGTACACTTTCTCTATCATTAATATCTTCAAAGCCGAAACTTTTATAAAAATGCTCTAAGTGTTCAAACGGTATGCAATAAACATATTTGTACTCATTTGAAATACTTACCAATTCGGAAACTATTTTTGTCGCTATACCTTTACCTCTGTAGTCTTCTAAGACATATATTCCTCCTAATTCAGAACTTTCGAAATCAATTTCTTGTAATCTTCCCAGCCCAGCAATCCCAATATTTGACTCAGCAACAACAATTTTTTCATTTGAGAATTCAGATTCCTTGAAACCAATTTTTCTATATGTTTCATTTATCCATTCTATATCGGATTCTTTTGCAATTCTAAGTTTAATATTCATTATGAAACCTCCTAGTTTATATCTTTCATCTAAAGA containing:
- a CDS encoding GNAT family N-acetyltransferase produces the protein MNIKLRIAKESDIEWINETYRKIGFKESEFSNEKIVVAESNIGIAGLGRLQEIDFESSELGGIYVLEDYRGKGIATKIVSELVSISNEYKYVYCIPFEHLEHFYKSFGFEDINDRESVPEKIVKKHRWCNEYYEEKTLLLVKMNKSFT
- a CDS encoding DUF362 domain-containing protein produces the protein MKKETVSLVECREYEYELVKKSIIESFHHLGGIEKYIDKGDRVLLKLNLLMKKKPEDATTTHPIFAKALAKVLIDYGAEVIIGDSPGGPFNTRVLKGVYRACGIEEISNEVSVQLNYNTNTVNIKNEDGFILKNITTIEVLKEVDKVISVSKLKTHGMMMFTGAVKNMFGMVAGLEKAEYHVRMPNNKDFSNALVDICLVAKPILSFMDGIVGMEGEGPSGGDPRKIGVVIASTSPYHLDVVATSIIGLSPARVPTIQRCIERKLCKGNFDDIELKGDELDQFIINDFVVPEIRSLDLLEGKLPKFLRDILNELLQPKPVFTHEVCVGCGDCAKNCPPQVIQMVNNKPVISLDDCIRCFCCQELCPVRAVNIHRPILMKLLSKL
- a CDS encoding MBL fold metallo-hydrolase — encoded protein: MMKQYFDIKKVMDGIYHINDPINDSATVYSTLIVGNEKALLLDTGYGIGNLKQLVNSITNLPILVVNSHGHIDHVSGNYQFNEVYIHKEDIQVKKKYLIADVKNYIIEYFKQQNLIFPEFFLKEEYVNRNDNAVLIPVEEGYVFDLGGRELEVIHLPGHTNGSIALLDRRNKVLFSGDSISSHVLMFLEESTSISTYIKSLKKLNQLDFDKIIASHFIEPYNKDIINKLINCASHIDISKSTTYSNPMIPIEGLMYAEGGEPFVSPDFVSIVYAKDKL
- a CDS encoding stalk domain-containing protein, which gives rise to MVPFKRVSEYVECNFLFDKSNKMITLLKDENKVQIFLPEKKIIDNTVDFNMNNTSNIETDVKDDVIFIEFNVLTHFLDGIYYYWKTPSNKINSYISF